The proteins below are encoded in one region of Macaca nemestrina isolate mMacNem1 chromosome 10, mMacNem.hap1, whole genome shotgun sequence:
- the LOC105484131 gene encoding uncharacterized protein isoform X1, with the protein MPSYHSSVSDKQKQHLSQTLTENYGQLEPRRPHLSRPAATGGAQEPQMVTERRAGQHRCRTLPPSRKALLDGTVPDPDGSSAAQHVPAVVGGESRQCPPAAARRWWHSAASRPTPPTSARERLNPTVSLSPREHEGRCLRDNMNLSGTGLGGVWMWAQVRACTSRVCMWGSVCKPAVACVGLWGSTCSRVYVGGVVYTMCV; encoded by the exons ATGCCATCTTATCACTCCTCAGTGAGTGACAAACAGAAGCAGCACTTGAGCCAGACTCTGACTGAGAACTACGGGCAGCTGGAGCCACGCAGACCCCACCTCAGCAGACCGGCTGCAACAGGAG GCGCTCAGGAGCCCCAGATGGTGACTGAACGCCGAGCTGGGCAGCACAGATGCAGGACGCTGCCTCCATCGCGGAAAGCTCTCCTGGACGGCACTGTTCCAGATCCTGATGG TTCAAGTGCTGCACAGCACGTACCTGCTGTCGTGGGAGGTGAGAGCCGCCAGTGCCCGCCAGCTGCTGCAAGGCGGTGGTGGCACTCTGCAGCCAGCCGGCCCACCCCTCCAACGTCTGCAAGGGAGAG GCTGAATCCCACAGTCAGTCTGTCCCCCAGAGAACATGAAGGAAGATGCCTGAGGGACAACATGAACTTGTCAGGAACGGGCCTGGGAGGAGTGTGGATGTGGGCTCAGGTACGTGCATGCACCTCGAGGGTGTGCATGTGGGGGTCCGTGTGCAAGCCTGCCGTGGCGTGTGTGGGTCTGTGGGGGTCCACATGCTCCCGGGTCTATGTGGGTGGGGTGGTATACACTATGTGTGTTTAG